AGTTTTGCCGGAAGGATGTCTGATTATTTTGGTGTAGGCAAGACTGAGTTTGTTGTCGCGAGAGTTTCCAAAGAATGCATCAAAACCACCGAATTTTTCGTAGTAGATAGAGATGATTGGTCTTGTCGCATTTTGATCTGGGCCGGCGAGAGTATCAAATTCATGTTCAATGGAGAGAGCAGTTGATACTGTTTTGGCATCATCTCCTGTGGCGATGATGACTGCGTCCGCTTTGTCTTCAAGAATTTTCGCTGCAAGTTTGTTGAGATTGTAGGGAAGTGCAATGTCGCATGTATGGAATGTAATATCGGGAAGCGGGAGAGTCAACGGATCGGTTTCGATGGGAGTTCCGGATTTTTTAATGGATGCTATTTCATCTTCCGCAGAGAGCATAGAGATGGATACATTGATTGGTTTTATTTTTCGAAGAATGGGATATGCCTGATAGAGGTGTTCTTCTGCTTCCTGGTCTTTGTCGATTACATGAATGACAGCGGGTGTGTGATAGGTATATCTTTCTGTCACATTATCATGTTGAACCGAGTTTTTGAGGTGGCAGAGACGTGCAAGATCTGCAATGATCTCCTTGCCAATGTGCCCGGCACCGATTACATAGAATACTGGTGGTGTTGTGGTGTGGTCTTCAAATCTTGGATTTTTCGCGATCAGGTTTCGTATGCCTTTTGTTACGGCACGTTGCGAGAGGTACTCATGGGAGTAACAGAAATCAAAATCGATTGGAAGCTCGATATCGGACGCCTCATTGCTGCGGATGGTGATCTTTCTATCCATGAGCTGACGGTGGAGATCAAGGTTGTAGATGGATAGGTAGCATTTGATCCTATTCTGGGATATCTGTTCTTTGAGATAGATGTCTGTGAGAGTGTTGGCAACAGCGATGTTGCAGCCGTCACTCGGAAGGAAGCAGAATATTTTTGCGGCATGTTCGGGCCGTGCGAGCGTGAGGATGTCTGCGTCGCGTGCATCTCCGATGAAGACAGTGATTCCTTCGTCCTGGCAGGTTTTGATTGTCGGGTTGTTCGGATCTTTTTCAATGACGATAATCTTCGGAAGTTTTTGTTTGTTTCGCTCTGTTTCCCGGACTGCATCTATAATGAAGGAGGTCCCGCGGTCGCCAAGGCCGCAAATGATGGTGTGATGTTTGAATCCATGTGCCTGAAACCGATGAAGATATACTCTGATCAGGGCGAAGAGACCGACTATCGCGGTAGGTGGATGAGAGGAATATCCGTAGCATAATTGATAAATTGATGTATTGATAGATAGAGGTTACTATTTGATGGATAATGGGGTGATGGAGAGATCTACCCCTCTTTTTTCGGTACATCGGGTGGATGTACCAAAAATATCTGCAATATGCCATTATTTTGAGATTTTAGGTAATACTCTGATGATATTAGCATATTTTTGGATGGAGAAATAACCTTCCGAAAAAAGATCTCATCTCTATCGCCGTATAATGAGGTCGGTGGATGGCAGTTCATAGAACTGCATCCCGGACATGTTTTTTGCCGGACTTTCTTCCTTCCGACATTATCCGATAGATACTGTGCGTTCTATCGGATATTATCAGCAGGGCAGTGCTGTTTCCACCGAGATTTTGGCCTGTTCTGATTGGAATTTTAGTTAGGATTCATCGAATTCTTTAACTTCCATCCGATGGATTCCACGAAGAATTCGTTGTACCTCATCCTCCTGTTTTCCGAATCTTTGCTCTTTTTCGGCGATGAGTTCTCCGGCAAGGAGTTTGTGAAGAGTAAACCGGAAGGAGTCCAGCTCTTTAGTTAGGAATCGTGTTTCCGCATGAGCGTCATGTCCTTTTTCATCAGCACTCAGATGGAGAATTTCGGTTACGGTACTATATGATGCGGTAATCGTTGAAGGAATATCTATCACGGTCATGTTTCCATCCCCGTCCATCGTATAGCGGAATTCAACACCCCGAAACTGTCCATTTTTAATATATCCACTCCTGGGTACATTTTTGGTGTAATATGCCCAGATGTTTTTACCCAGATTCGGCCCGATTGTTTTTGGAAGAAGGATTTCCATGCGTATCTTCTCCTGATCCGGATGATGAGTTTCTTTGGTCTCCTGATCTTCAAATCCTTTGCCGATATTTTCCCAGAACCGGAGAATGAAGTTGTTGACATAGCCGTCTGCGGTGGAGACTGCAGCTCCGATTACGATAGGCGAAATATGTCTGGCATGTTTGCTGATGTGTGCGAGAACGTCGTCGAGTTTTTTTTCCAGATCGTGAGGAATTTCATTGGAATATGTGATGTTGGTGACACCGATTTTTCCAACCTCGATGCCGCTGAGATCTTCAGGTATGCGAATGTCATCTTCGATGAGGAGAAGGACACGGTCTGTTCCTAAGCTCATGGTACAGAGACCGGCTTCAAAGAGTACGTTATCCCGCATAATTCTCTGTCTTTCTTCGATGGTGAGTTCTTTTCCCCGGAGACTTTTGAGTGTGTCAACTCCGTCACTGAGTATTATGGCGAAGTCGAATGTGGGAATTTTTTTGAGCAGCATGGGAAGAAGGGCGATCATGTTCGCATCACGTGCGGTGGCAAACAGTTCCCGCCAGTCGCAGGCGTTATGTCCGTTTTTCTGCAGATAGGATTTTACGATCGGAAGGTTGCCATTTTTCTCGGATTCTCCGGCTGAGAAGATAATGATGTGTTGTGGTCTGAGTTCGTTTTGTGTCATGATGTTTCCTTTGTTGGTGAGATGGGGCTGTTCTGCCTCCATGATGCGGCGTTTGTACTCCTGCTGTTTCTGATGTTCTTCTTCAAAGATGTCGGGCATGATTTTAGAATCCTCTTGATTGGATCAGAAATTCTCCAATGCATTTTTTGCCATTGCATAACGCTCGTGATATACCGGATGATCAGTATTTTGGGCGAGTAACTCCCAGATTGTTGCTGCTTGAATGAAATGTTGTTTAGCTTCTTCAATAATCTCCAAACGCAATACAACGATACCAAGATTCCAGTGGGAAACTGCCAGATCGTCATACGCTTCAAGTGTTGTGAATTGTATTGCGAGCTGTTCACGAATCTCCATCGCCTGTTGATATTTTTGTTGTGCCTCTTCGAGTTTCCCCTGGCTCTCGAAAATATTTCCGATATTGTTCAGACTGACTGAGAGATCTCTCTTTGCCTGTGGTGTTCTGAGTTGTTTTTCGAGCTGTTCACAAATTTCCATCGCCTGTTGATAGTTCTGTTGTGCTTCTTCGAGTTTCCCCTGCCTCTCGAAAATATTTCCGATATTGTTCAGACTGACTGAGAGATCTCTCTTTGCCTCTGATGTTCTGAGTTGTTTTTCGAGCTGTTCACAAATTTCCATCGCCTGTTGATAGTTCTGTTGTGCCTCTTCGAACTTCCCCTGCCTCTCGAAAATATCTCCGACTTTTTCCAGACTGACTGAGAGATCTCTCTTTGCCTCTGGTGTTCCGAGTTGTATTGCGAGCTGTTCATCAATCTCCATCGCCTGTTGATAGTTCTGTTGTGCTTCTTCGAGTTTCCCCTGGCTCTCGAAAATATTTCCGATTTTGTTCAGACTGACTGAGAGATCTCTCTTTGCCTCTGGTGTTGTGAGTTGTATTGCGAGCTGTTCAGCAATCTCCATCATTTGTTGATAGTTCTGTTGTGCTTCTTCGAGTTTCCCCTGGCTCTCGAAAATATTTCCGATTTTGTTCAGACTGACTGAGAGATCTCTCTTTGCCTCTGGTGTTGTGAGTTGTATTGCGAGCTGTTCACGAATCTCCATCGCCTGTTTATAGCTCTTTTGTGCCTCTTCGAACTTCCCCCGTCTGTCGAAAATATCTCCGACGTTGTCCAGACTGATTGCAAGATCTCTCTTTGCCTCTGGTGTTCCGAGTTGTATTGCGAGCTGTTCATCAATCTCCATCGCCTGTTGATAGTTCTGTTGTGCTTCTTCGAGTTTCCCCTGGCTCTCGAAAATATTTCCGATATTGTTCAGACTGACTGAGAGATCTCTCTTTGCCTCTGGTGTTCCGAGTTGTATTGCGAGCTGTTCAGCAATCTCCATCATTTGTTGATAGTTCTGTTGTGCTTCTTCGAACTTCCCCTGCCTCTCGAAAATATTTCCGATTTTGTTCAAACTGACTGAGAGATCTCTCTTTGCCTCTGGTGTTCCGAGTTGTTTTTCGAGCAGGTCAAAAATTTTCATCGCTCTTTGATATTTTTGTTGTGCTTTTTTGAGTTTCCCCTGCTTCTCGAATACTTCTCCGACTTTGTTCAGACTGACTGAGAGATCTCTCTGTGCTTCTGAATTTTCCTCCACATTTGGCAGAGCCTCCAGTCCATACCGAAGTTTATTCATCAAAAAGAGACTAATTGGCATCTCCTCTATGGAGTCTATGAACTGTTCATCTACCTGAAACAGGAAAAACTGGATGCATCCTTCTGCATATGCTCTTCCTGCAGCTTCTGCCAGGCCGCCAAACCATTCACTGCCTCCGGAAAGACAGATGTCCCTGACTGCGGATGCGGTGATCTGCAGAACCTCAGATTCATGCCGAACATATATGTCACCAAAGTACGCAATCAAAAACTCCTGTTGATCTGCCGCGTACGCATGGTACACCATCTCGCTTATTCGAACCGGATCATCATCTTTCAGTTCTGCAAGATGTGAGAAGATCCATTGCCGATACTCCGGCAGCCGCTCTGTGTCATTTCGCAATCCCTCCCGAATACTTTTGTGCGTGAAGTTGACTCTCCCATCCCCCAGCTCCATGAAATAGATCGCAAGATATCGCTTTAACAGCGTGAAGTCCACAGTATCCCAGACAAGATCATGCGCAGAAAAAATCTCGGCAAGATCCGTCTCCCTCAGTCCATACCGTGAGGCTGCAATCAGATCTGTGGCGGTATCGACAAGACTTGCATTAATCCGCTCTCCTGCCTCATCGATGAGTGCAACACACATCCCCTCAAGATCCTCTGGCAGTTCATGGATGATTCTGATCATGTAGTTGCTGACGGCATCATCTGGATTCATTTCCTTTTCAAGAGCGGCAATCTCTGCAAAATCCTCAGTATCAAACATTATCAGCCGCTGCAGAACCATACTCAGATACAGAATATTTCCTGTTCCGGATTTTTGCAAAAGCTCCTCAATCACCCGTTTGTCCAGCTCCTTCCGGTTTGCGAAAAGAATACCATGAATTGCATCCCTGATATCCTGATCGCTCAACTCCGGCAGTTGCCACTCTTCCGCAGACCGCATCAACGGCAGATGCTCGGAAATTCTGTGATTCGCAAGACAGGAGATAAGAACAACTGATCCTTCCGGCAAAATTTCTGGTAAAAACTCCAGATTTCTGGCATTCTCATCCTGCAGCAGCTGGTCAAGAGCATCGATCAAAATAACCGGTGTTTTTTTGGTCTGGAAGATGTACATACCCATCAGTTCTCCAAGCCGATCCCGCCAGTCCTTGAGTGTAGGTGTACTGTTTTTCTCACCAGACACACTTTGGTCCAATTCTTTGGAATGTTTCTCTGTTCCAAAGTGATCTGTGATGCCAAGCATCTGTTCAAACCGGTACACCAGACTCTGTAGTACATTCCATCCAGTTGTTGAGTATGTACTGTTCCCGCAGAAGATCGAAACAACCGCATGTTCCTTATCAGCAAACTCCCGCGAAAGCTGACACATCAGAGAACTTTTTCCTGATCCTGCCTCCCCGCGGATGATCAGAAGAGAGGTATTTTTTTCCTCAACAAACTTCTTGCAATGCGCAACAGCTTCCTTGCGTCCTACAAAATGACTGCACTTCTCTGCAATAAAACACCGATCAGAGATCAGTTCCCGATCCTGCCAGGTCAGTTCTTTTGGTGACTCTCCCCACTCCTCCAATAAAAGCGTCTGCAGATCCTCTGTAATTTTTTGGGCAAATGCATCCAGTCCGGTTATTCCCTCTTCTTCATCCCATTTCACATGATACGTACAGATCCTTCCACCTTTATCCATGATGGTTTTTTTGAGTTTCTCTATCTTCTCTCGATCCTCTTTCTCCCCATAATACATTTTTTTCTGTTCTTCCGTCATCCGTCCCTCTGGAAGCGGTTTGCGAAAATAAAACAGACAGCGATCCAGTTGATCAGGATTTTCCAGTGCCCCGAATCGGATCTCAAGCTCTGTCATACTGATCTCTTCATCTATCTCCGATGATGAAGAAAATTGTATCTTTTCTGCAGAGGTGTTGATCAGTTTTCGTTCGAATGTCGATCCATATCGATCCCCAAGAAGTACAATCATATACGGACGGCAGCGGTTGATCTCATCAAGACATACCTTCAGAACCTTTTTTGCCCCTTCGTTCGATTCAAGATCTGTCGTGTTGACTCCCCACCGTAGATCCGTAAACCGCACCGATCCGCCGTACTTTCGGGCGAACTCATTCAGTTCCGGAACCACTCGCCTGTGCAGCACATCTCGTTCCTTCTGCATATCCTTGAACGTACTTGACACAAAAATCGATTTGCTGAATGGAAACGTGTACTCCTGGCGGATGGAACTCGCCATGGATGAAAGAAAAGAATCGGTATTTGAATTTTCTTTTGGTGTTTGTATTTTTTTGAATGTATCAAATAACTTCATGATCAATCATATTTCATTATGATCTTCGGCATACTTATATCTTGCATCTGTTAAATTGAGGAACAAAACAAATGTCTGCACAACTTATATCATTTACAATACCCAATTAACCAATACCAAAAACGGAGCACATACCAGAATGTTTTTGACCACTGCCCTT
Above is a genomic segment from Methanorbis furvi containing:
- a CDS encoding RyR domain-containing protein, which translates into the protein MDRKITIRSNEASDIELPIDFDFCYSHEYLSQRAVTKGIRNLIAKNPRFEDHTTTPPVFYVIGAGHIGKEIIADLARLCHLKNSVQHDNVTERYTYHTPAVIHVIDKDQEAEEHLYQAYPILRKIKPINVSISMLSAEDEIASIKKSGTPIETDPLTLPLPDITFHTCDIALPYNLNKLAAKILEDKADAVIIATGDDAKTVSTALSIEHEFDTLAGPDQNATRPIISIYYEKFGGFDAFFGNSRDNKLSLAYTKIIRHPSGKTTPGPSGCPTHIQPLANWSAFTYHKDSTHDKVDIIAQGADACYSRHDYTKDIFSSGGPNIEPLDNEESLDEKAREELKMSRKKRWDELPEIQQKQNRDQVYHNYIKLNLLGYSVIAEKKLKEGKNIPDGYEKVEWTEIQSELQSNVEWLSRLEHQRWWAEQLLAGWHYNPVRNDPLKHHPNMLPFEDLHDKGDEDKDRFAVCEMQVSFSYADYIPIKRI
- a CDS encoding STING domain-containing protein, translated to MPDIFEEEHQKQQEYKRRIMEAEQPHLTNKGNIMTQNELRPQHIIIFSAGESEKNGNLPIVKSYLQKNGHNACDWRELFATARDANMIALLPMLLKKIPTFDFAIILSDGVDTLKSLRGKELTIEERQRIMRDNVLFEAGLCTMSLGTDRVLLLIEDDIRIPEDLSGIEVGKIGVTNITYSNEIPHDLEKKLDDVLAHISKHARHISPIVIGAAVSTADGYVNNFILRFWENIGKGFEDQETKETHHPDQEKIRMEILLPKTIGPNLGKNIWAYYTKNVPRSGYIKNGQFRGVEFRYTMDGDGNMTVIDIPSTITASYSTVTEILHLSADEKGHDAHAETRFLTKELDSFRFTLHKLLAGELIAEKEQRFGKQEDEVQRILRGIHRMEVKEFDES
- a CDS encoding tetratricopeptide repeat protein translates to MASSIRQEYTFPFSKSIFVSSTFKDMQKERDVLHRRVVPELNEFARKYGGSVRFTDLRWGVNTTDLESNEGAKKVLKVCLDEINRCRPYMIVLLGDRYGSTFERKLINTSAEKIQFSSSSEIDEEISMTELEIRFGALENPDQLDRCLFYFRKPLPEGRMTEEQKKMYYGEKEDREKIEKLKKTIMDKGGRICTYHVKWDEEEGITGLDAFAQKITEDLQTLLLEEWGESPKELTWQDRELISDRCFIAEKCSHFVGRKEAVAHCKKFVEEKNTSLLIIRGEAGSGKSSLMCQLSREFADKEHAVVSIFCGNSTYSTTGWNVLQSLVYRFEQMLGITDHFGTEKHSKELDQSVSGEKNSTPTLKDWRDRLGELMGMYIFQTKKTPVILIDALDQLLQDENARNLEFLPEILPEGSVVLISCLANHRISEHLPLMRSAEEWQLPELSDQDIRDAIHGILFANRKELDKRVIEELLQKSGTGNILYLSMVLQRLIMFDTEDFAEIAALEKEMNPDDAVSNYMIRIIHELPEDLEGMCVALIDEAGERINASLVDTATDLIAASRYGLRETDLAEIFSAHDLVWDTVDFTLLKRYLAIYFMELGDGRVNFTHKSIREGLRNDTERLPEYRQWIFSHLAELKDDDPVRISEMVYHAYAADQQEFLIAYFGDIYVRHESEVLQITASAVRDICLSGGSEWFGGLAEAAGRAYAEGCIQFFLFQVDEQFIDSIEEMPISLFLMNKLRYGLEALPNVEENSEAQRDLSVSLNKVGEVFEKQGKLKKAQQKYQRAMKIFDLLEKQLGTPEAKRDLSVSLNKIGNIFERQGKFEEAQQNYQQMMEIAEQLAIQLGTPEAKRDLSVSLNNIGNIFESQGKLEEAQQNYQQAMEIDEQLAIQLGTPEAKRDLAISLDNVGDIFDRRGKFEEAQKSYKQAMEIREQLAIQLTTPEAKRDLSVSLNKIGNIFESQGKLEEAQQNYQQMMEIAEQLAIQLTTPEAKRDLSVSLNKIGNIFESQGKLEEAQQNYQQAMEIDEQLAIQLGTPEAKRDLSVSLEKVGDIFERQGKFEEAQQNYQQAMEICEQLEKQLRTSEAKRDLSVSLNNIGNIFERQGKLEEAQQNYQQAMEICEQLEKQLRTPQAKRDLSVSLNNIGNIFESQGKLEEAQQKYQQAMEIREQLAIQFTTLEAYDDLAVSHWNLGIVVLRLEIIEEAKQHFIQAATIWELLAQNTDHPVYHERYAMAKNALENF